One window of Sulfurospirillum sp. 1612 genomic DNA carries:
- a CDS encoding ABC transporter permease, with amino-acid sequence MHLITITHLFYMLIPISIVAYVYFLWTQNIKEIVLATFRMLTQLLIIGYCLTFIFNNNHVILGFVIILFMIGASSFIALRNIEKRNLKVYYEILLSIAIGGSFNLLLVLYFVLDLHPFYQPRFIIPLAGMIYANSMNAISLVAERFENEIKNKTYPQARANAFKASLIPQINSFLAVGLVSLPGMMTGQILSGIDPIIAVRYQIVVMAMVLGSAGMSSIIYLYQQGKKYGISN; translated from the coding sequence ATGCATTTAATTACAATAACACATTTATTTTATATGTTGATTCCCATTAGTATAGTCGCCTACGTCTATTTTCTTTGGACTCAAAATATCAAAGAGATTGTCTTAGCGACGTTTCGTATGCTCACACAGTTGCTTATCATCGGATATTGTCTTACGTTTATCTTCAACAATAATCATGTCATCTTGGGTTTTGTCATTATCTTATTTATGATTGGTGCTTCGAGTTTTATAGCGCTTCGAAATATAGAAAAACGCAATCTCAAAGTCTATTATGAAATCTTGCTTTCTATTGCCATTGGAGGGAGTTTCAACCTTCTATTGGTACTTTATTTTGTCTTGGATTTGCATCCATTTTACCAGCCGAGATTCATCATCCCTCTTGCTGGAATGATTTATGCCAACTCCATGAATGCGATTTCTTTGGTAGCGGAGCGATTTGAAAATGAGATTAAAAACAAAACCTATCCCCAAGCAAGAGCCAATGCTTTTAAAGCATCGCTCATACCTCAAATCAACTCATTTTTAGCGGTTGGTTTGGTCTCACTTCCGGGTATGATGACCGGACAAATTCTCTCAGGAATCGATCCGATTATTGCGGTGCGTTATCAAATCGTCGTGATGGCGATGGTTTTGGGAAGTGCGGGTATGAGCTCGATTATCTATTTATATCAACAAGGAAAAAAATATGGAATTTCAAATTAA